From the genome of Ziziphus jujuba cultivar Dongzao chromosome 6, ASM3175591v1, one region includes:
- the LOC107431012 gene encoding alcohol acyl transferase 1 allele RGb-like: MASTNSHLAFQVKRSIPELVVPEKATPHEVKKLSDIDDQESLRFLIPVIWFYRNNSSNNPSMEGKDPVKVIREALGKALVYYYPLAGRLIEDRNKKLVVDCNGQGVLFIEANADVTFDQLGHTIQPPSPFLNEFLHNVPGSDGILGCPLILIQVTRLLCGGFILALRLNHTMCDAFGLYQFMNTLAEMAKGAQHPTIPPVWKRELLNARNPPRITRIHYEYPHETTDDHQQLHDGLDQTNMVQFPLFLNSNQIRGIRSHLPSHLRSACSRYELLTACLWRCRTLALNLDPEEVVQISGLVNGRGKKSNKGLNLPVGYYGNAFAYPSAVSKAGVLCKNPLGYAVELVKKAKSEVDEEYLRSVADLMVIRGRPPFKITKGHLVVSDVTGAALDKIDFGWGLPEHAGPATGFTLISFFMKYKVGGEDGVVMPICLPLFAVDRFRQEVKKITTEAPDMYEITEAHLVRLTSRF, encoded by the exons ATGGcatccaccaactcccacttAGCCTTTCAAGTAAAACGGTCCATTCCCGAGCTAGTTGTCCCTGAAAAAGCAACACCTCATGAAGTAAAGAAACTCTCAGATATTGATGACCAAGAAAGCTTGAGGTTTCTAATTCCTGTAATATGGTTTTACAGGAACAATTCTAGCAATAATCCTTCAATGGAAGGGAAAGACCCTGTCAAGGTAATTAGGGAAGCACTTGGTAAAGCACTTGTGTATTACTACCCTCTTGCTGGTCGACTTATTGAAGACCGTAACAAGAAACTAGTGGTGGATTGCAATGGCCAAGGGGTTTTGTTCATAGAGGCTAATGCTGATGTCACATTTGATCAACTTGGCCATACAATTCAACCCCCATCTCCGTTTCTGAATGAGTTTCTCCATAATGTTCCAGGCTCTGATGGTATTCTTGGTTGTCCTTTGATATTAATTCag GTAACTCGTCTTCTATGTGGAGGTTTCATTCTCGCACTACGACTAAACCATACAATGTGCGACGCATTTGGGCTATATCAGTTCATGAACACATTGGCAGAGATGGCAAAAGGTGCTCAGCATCCTACCATCCCACCTGTTTGGAAAAGGGAGCTCTTGAATGCCCGAAACCCGCCACGAATAACTCGTATCCACTATGAATATCCCCATGAAACCACTGACGATCATCAGCAGCTGCACGATGGCTTGGACCAAACCAACATGGTCCAATTCCCTCTCTTTTTGAATTCTAATCAAATAAGAGGAATCCGAAGTCATCTTCCTTCACACCTCAGAAGTGCTTGTTCTCGTTACGAGTTACTAACAGCTTGTCTATGGAGATGTCGAACGCTTGCACTGAATCTGGACCCGGAAGAGGTTGTCCAAATCTCAGGCTTAGTTAATGGAAGAGGAAAGAAAAGTAATAAGGGTTTGAATCTGCCTGTGGGGTACTATGGCAATGCTTTTGCTTACCCTTCAGCAGTTTCGAAAGCCGGAGTTTTATGCAAAAATCCATTGGGATACGCAGTGGAATTGGTGAAGAAGGCCAAGTCTGAAGTGGACGAAGAATATTTAAGATCAGTTGCTGATCTTATGGTGATTAGAGGACGACCTCCTTTCAAAATTACCAAAGGACATCTGGTTGTCTCTGATGTAACTGGTGCCGCTCTCGACAAAATTGATTTCGGATGGGGTTTACCTGAGCATGCTGGACCTGCAACGGGTTTCACTCTGATCAGCTTCTTTATGAAGTATAAAGTTGGAGGAGAAGATGGGGTTGTGATGCCGATTTGCCTGCCATTGTTTGCTGTTGACAGGTTTAGACAAGAAGTGAAGAAAATTACTACTGAAGCGCCTGATATGTACGAAATTACTGAAGCTCATCTTGTTAGGCTTACATCCAGGTTCTAA